One genomic segment of Methanothermobacter wolfeii includes these proteins:
- a CDS encoding dihydroneopterin aldolase family protein produces the protein MKDADSKYFSNLTDRERAIFEGGISMGALFHQFTGTPVNLRIAEDLERAIAEAISLQPAIRDVEVHIDRERLMEASGEFGYTSLTGEMLDVTLTVEYGSAVIRVRLEYIEELKYPLMYVHDE, from the coding sequence CTTCTCCAACCTTACAGATAGAGAAAGGGCCATATTTGAAGGCGGAATCAGCATGGGTGCTCTCTTCCATCAGTTTACCGGAACACCCGTGAATCTGAGAATCGCAGAGGACCTTGAAAGGGCCATCGCAGAAGCCATAAGCCTGCAGCCCGCCATCAGGGATGTTGAAGTCCATATAGACAGGGAACGCCTCATGGAGGCGTCAGGAGAATTTGGATACACATCACTCACAGGGGAAATGCTGGATGTCACCCTGACTGTGGAGTACGGCTCAGCAGTGATCAGGGTCCGCCTCGAGTACATTGAGGAACTCAAGTACCCCCTCATGTACGTCCATGATGAATAA
- a CDS encoding 4Fe-4S dicluster domain-containing protein encodes MIRIDSELCKGCDICREFCPEGVYARSEKLNRKGVHEPVPKNLERCTKCRLCMMMCPDQAIVVYEDE; translated from the coding sequence ATGATAAGGATAGACTCGGAGCTCTGTAAGGGATGTGACATATGCAGAGAATTCTGCCCTGAAGGGGTTTACGCAAGATCAGAGAAGCTGAACCGGAAGGGTGTCCATGAACCCGTCCCAAAAAACCTTGAAAGGTGCACCAAGTGCAGGCTATGCATGATGATGTGTCCAGATCAGGCAATAGTGGTGTATGAAGATGAGTGA